The region CTGCAGTTATGGCTTTATACCCCAGACACTCGACGAGGATGACGATGAACTCGATACGCTAGTAGTCTGTGATGAGCCGATCCCGACTGGTGTCTGGCTTGAGGCTCGAATCGTAGGTGTGATGTACTTTGAGGATAATGGCGATCTGGATACAAAGATTGTGGTCGTTCCTAATGATGACCGTAGCACCGGTGACTCGATAAAGTCACTCGACGATCTTGGTGAACGCTGGAAGCAGAAAGTCGAATTCCATTTCAATCACTACAAGGATCTCAAGAAACCAGGCTCAACCAAAGTGACAGGTTGGGGTGATGTGAATGATGCTGTTAAAGTTGTCAACGAGTGTATTGCCCGCTTTAAACCCGCCTCCTGAAGTTTATTGCCCCTGACTCGAGGATCCTATACAATATAGGCATAAGCGATATGTCTATTTAACTTGGGAGGGATCAATGAGAACACGAGTGGCCATTAATGGTTTTGGTCGAATCGGCCGAAATGCTTTTAAAATCGCTTTTGAACGAGACGACCTTGAGGTCGTTGCCATCAATGATCTAACGGATACAAAGACACTTGCTCATCTATTAAAGTTTGACAGCAACTACGGTATCTATCAGCACGATGTGAGCTCCGGTGAAGGCGAGATTGTAGTCGATAACCACCACGTCCTTGTTCTGTCTGAAAAAGACCCTGCTGCTCTACCGTGGGGAGCACACCAGATCGATGTCGTTATTGAGAGCACCGGTCTCTTTACTGACCCCAAGAAAGCCCATGCACATATCCATCCTGCGGGCGCAAAGCGAGTTGTGATATCTGCTCCCGCTCACGGTGCTGGCGCATCGACGATCGTACTAGGAGTCAATGAAGAGGCTCTCAAGGAGCATCCGAAGATCATCGATAACGCTAGCTGTACTACCAACAGCTTGGCGCCAGTTGCTGAGATTGTCGAAGAGAAGTTCGGTATAGAGAAAGCTCTTATGAGCACGATCCACAGCTACACACAGGATCAGAGGCTTCAGGATGCACCACACAAAGACCTTCGGCGGGCCCGCGCGGCAGCAGAGAACATCGTCCCGACCACAACCGGCGCTGCAATCGCCGCTGCCCTGACCGTTCCGGCCCTTCAGGGCAAATTTAACGGGCTTTCCTTTAGAGTGCCGACGCCGGTAGTCTCACTGAGCGACATTACATTCTTGGTTAAGAAAGAGGTGACTGAAGATCAGGTTAACGATGTCTTCCGAGCGGCTGCCAAAGAACCACGCTATCAGGGGATCCTCGATGTCAATGAACTACCGCTTGTTTCCAAAGACTTCCATGGTAACAGCCACTCGGCCATAGTTGACCTACCGCTCACGATGGTGGTTGGCGGTAATCTTCTCAAGGTCGTGGCATGGTACGACAACGAATGGGGCTACAGTAATCGCCTCGTTGAGATGACCGCCGATGCAGGCAGGGGCCTCAGCTAAAACGAGAGATATGAAGATCTATCTTGCTTCTGACCACGCCGGCTTTCACCTCAAGTCAAGGATCCACGCCTATCTTGTTCAGCATGATTACGACGTTGAGGACGTTGGTGATGAGACGTTTGACCCAAAGGATGACTACCCGCAATTTGCCTATGCTGCTACGACAAAGCTGCTTGGTACTAAAGAGGATGCCAGGGCTATTTTGATCTGTGGTAGCGGTCAAGGTATGTGTATTGCCGCCAACCGGGTTCACGGCATCAGGGCAACGGTCGTTGAGAGTGTTTGGATGGCCAAGGATGTTCGCGAAGACGACGACAGCAATATTCTCTGCCTACCCGCGAGAGTACTTGAAAAGCAGGACTCGAAGTTAGTCACTGACATCCTGGATACGTGGCTAAAGACTCCTTTTTCAAATGCCCCTCGACATACTCGCCGTCTGAAAGAGATAGAGGAACTCTACGGGTAATGGCCTCCGTCTGTCCGACAATTACGGTTAAAACACCCGAACAATACGCCACTCAGCTGAAACAAGTGGTGGATTTTGCCGAGCGGATCCACATTGACTTGGCTGACGGGCAATTTGCACCGACAAGGTTACTCGCACCTGAGCGCATCTACTTTCCGTCAGACATTATGAGCGACATACACGTCATGTACGCTCAACCAGAGTCAATTCGAATGACTGTCATAAGCCTCAGACCACACATGGTCATCTTCCACGCCGAGTCAGAAGGGAATGTTCTAGAACTCATGCGAGAGGTAAAGGCGGCTGGTATCAAGGCTGGGCTTGCTCTACTGCCTCAGACTTTACCAGAAGAGATAAAGCATCTCATCGACCTCGCAGACCATGTCCTGCTTTTTGGAGGTCATCTTGGTTATCAGGGAGGAGAAGCCGACCTCAGTCTCTTGAATAAAGTGATCGCCGTCCGCGCCCTAAAGGACGATGTGGAGATAGGATGGGATGGAGGTGTGAACGATGAAAACGCCGCACAGATCGTTGAGGCAGGAGTAGATGTCCTCAACGTCGGCTCCTACATTCAGGAGAGCAGTAACCCTAAGGAGCGCTATGAGACACTTCTGAGAGTTCTTGTAGGGCAAGCAGGTTCGTAATGCCTATGTCTTTGCGATATAATCGAGCGTAAGCATTATGCACCAATTGACGACCCACCAACTCGAGGAGAAGGCCGTCCTCATTCGTGAGGACATCATTCGTATGCTTATCAAAGCGGGATCAGGTCACTCGGCGGGTCCACTGGATCTTGCTGACATCTTTGTGGCTATGTATTTCCACATACTAAAACACGACCCGAAGAAACCTGACTGGGATGAGCGAGATATTCTTGTGCTGAGCAACGGCCATTGTATACCCGTCCGCTATGCGACGATGGCTCGTGCGGGGTACTTCCCTGTTGAAGAG is a window of Candidatus Saccharimonadales bacterium DNA encoding:
- a CDS encoding RpiB/LacA/LacB family sugar-phosphate isomerase, which produces MKIYLASDHAGFHLKSRIHAYLVQHDYDVEDVGDETFDPKDDYPQFAYAATTKLLGTKEDARAILICGSGQGMCIAANRVHGIRATVVESVWMAKDVREDDDSNILCLPARVLEKQDSKLVTDILDTWLKTPFSNAPRHTRRLKEIEELYG
- the gap gene encoding type I glyceraldehyde-3-phosphate dehydrogenase, encoding MRTRVAINGFGRIGRNAFKIAFERDDLEVVAINDLTDTKTLAHLLKFDSNYGIYQHDVSSGEGEIVVDNHHVLVLSEKDPAALPWGAHQIDVVIESTGLFTDPKKAHAHIHPAGAKRVVISAPAHGAGASTIVLGVNEEALKEHPKIIDNASCTTNSLAPVAEIVEEKFGIEKALMSTIHSYTQDQRLQDAPHKDLRRARAAAENIVPTTTGAAIAAALTVPALQGKFNGLSFRVPTPVVSLSDITFLVKKEVTEDQVNDVFRAAAKEPRYQGILDVNELPLVSKDFHGNSHSAIVDLPLTMVVGGNLLKVVAWYDNEWGYSNRLVEMTADAGRGLS
- a CDS encoding inorganic diphosphatase, with protein sequence MADFNQVLTPGDIDHGLVNTVIEIPEGSHLKVEWDRKRAAFMLDRVEPNVFPKPCSYGFIPQTLDEDDDELDTLVVCDEPIPTGVWLEARIVGVMYFEDNGDLDTKIVVVPNDDRSTGDSIKSLDDLGERWKQKVEFHFNHYKDLKKPGSTKVTGWGDVNDAVKVVNECIARFKPAS